From one Micromonospora siamensis genomic stretch:
- a CDS encoding DUF397 domain-containing protein, with protein sequence MQQPQNGVPVTLLPVLKWQKSRRSNPSGNCVELAELPGGAGIAMRNSRHPEGPALIYTVDEIAAFVLGARDGDFDHLIN encoded by the coding sequence ATGCAGCAGCCTCAGAACGGCGTTCCGGTCACCCTCCTGCCCGTGCTCAAGTGGCAGAAGAGTCGGCGGAGCAACCCGAGCGGCAACTGTGTCGAGCTGGCCGAGCTGCCCGGTGGCGCCGGCATCGCGATGCGCAACTCGCGACATCCCGAGGGACCGGCCCTGATCTACACGGTGGACGAGATCGCCGCCTTCGTCCTGGGCGCCCGCGACGGGGACTTCGACCATCTGATCAACTGA
- a CDS encoding serine/threonine-protein kinase, whose product MSPFTPALRLHDRYVLRARIGLGGMSEVWRADDQVLHRPVAVKALAAPLAADPQLRATIGREARAAARLTHPHVTQVYDYAEATLPDGSVVPYLVMELVEGENLADRLATGPLAWPDAVRMAGQVAGALAAAHRIGVVHHDIKPGNVMLTETGAKVLDFGIAAIAGPRHPGRSGEPMMGTPAYFAPERLAAGPPDPASDVYALGALLYRALTGAPPFSVRTWEDARAVHARAAAPPPLRVPGLPADLAALTLACLSPDPARRPVAAQLATRFTAGQPADPPTAVLPTVPPRPGHPPHGATVGQPAFAPAPGSAGPARAGHPPTMIDRAVPRPARAAAGRSNRLLGVLVAAGLALLVGLVALVGRDGGAPGATSPTRPATEAPVEAPAAEPSTVPPAPTPPATSAAPPAAGQPVPVTLRQVAAAFAALLNQAERAGRVDEDTADELRDKLDDLDRGKPKDRAKRVDDLREKVTEAVEKERLDPATADGLLRLLDAADRLRGGRNAG is encoded by the coding sequence ATGTCGCCGTTCACGCCCGCCCTGAGGCTGCACGATCGGTACGTCCTGCGGGCGCGCATCGGCCTCGGCGGGATGTCCGAGGTGTGGCGCGCCGACGACCAGGTGCTGCACCGGCCCGTCGCGGTCAAGGCCCTCGCCGCCCCGCTCGCTGCGGACCCGCAACTGCGGGCCACCATCGGGCGTGAGGCCCGCGCCGCCGCCCGGCTGACCCACCCGCACGTCACCCAGGTGTACGACTACGCCGAGGCGACCCTGCCCGACGGCAGCGTCGTGCCGTACCTGGTGATGGAACTCGTCGAGGGGGAGAACCTCGCCGACCGGCTCGCCACCGGCCCGCTCGCCTGGCCCGACGCCGTCCGGATGGCCGGACAGGTGGCCGGCGCGCTGGCCGCCGCGCACCGCATCGGCGTGGTGCACCACGACATCAAGCCCGGCAACGTCATGCTCACCGAGACCGGCGCCAAGGTCCTCGACTTCGGCATCGCCGCCATCGCCGGACCCCGGCACCCCGGCCGGTCCGGCGAGCCGATGATGGGCACGCCCGCGTACTTCGCCCCGGAACGCCTCGCCGCCGGCCCGCCCGACCCGGCCAGCGACGTGTACGCCCTCGGCGCGCTGCTCTACCGCGCCCTGACCGGTGCACCGCCCTTTTCCGTGCGTACCTGGGAGGACGCCCGGGCGGTGCACGCCCGGGCCGCCGCGCCACCGCCGCTGCGGGTGCCCGGGCTGCCGGCCGACCTGGCCGCGTTGACCCTGGCCTGCCTCTCGCCCGACCCGGCCCGCCGGCCGGTCGCCGCGCAGCTCGCCACCCGGTTCACGGCCGGACAGCCCGCCGACCCACCCACCGCCGTGCTGCCCACCGTCCCGCCCCGCCCCGGCCACCCGCCGCACGGCGCGACCGTCGGTCAGCCGGCCTTCGCCCCGGCCCCAGGGAGTGCGGGCCCGGCCCGCGCCGGGCACCCGCCAACGATGATCGACCGGGCCGTTCCGCGTCCGGCGCGGGCTGCCGCCGGGCGGTCCAACCGCCTGCTCGGCGTGCTGGTCGCCGCCGGCCTCGCCCTGCTGGTCGGCCTGGTCGCCCTGGTGGGTCGGGACGGCGGAGCCCCCGGCGCGACGTCCCCCACCAGGCCGGCCACCGAGGCGCCCGTCGAGGCCCCCGCCGCGGAGCCGTCGACCGTGCCGCCCGCGCCGACCCCGCCGGCGACCAGCGCCGCGCCGCCGGCCGCCGGGCAGCCGGTGCCGGTGACGTTGCGGCAGGTGGCCGCCGCGTTCGCCGCCCTCCTGAACCAGGCGGAGCGCGCCGGACGCGTCGACGAGGACACCGCCGACGAGCTGCGCGACAAGCTCGACGATCTGGACCGGGGCAAGCCCAAGGACCGGGCCAAGCGGGTCGACGACCTGCGCGAGAAGGTCACCGAGGCGGTGGAGAAGGAGCGGCTCGACCCGGCCACCGCCGACGGCCTGCTGCGGCTGCTGGACGCGGCCGACCGGCTGCGCGGTGGCCGCAACGCTGGCTGA
- a CDS encoding pirin family protein, with product MERTESLPAQTRPPGVADADPGSVLLPGHDVPLGRYTTVRRLLPQRQRRMVGAWCFVDHFGPDDVTERPGMEVPPHPHTGLQTVTWLLDGEILHRDSLGNVQPIRPGQLNVMTSGHGIAHSERSPRAHPPLMHGAQLWVALPDPARSGPADFAHHADLPRFRDGDLDVTLLVGELAGERSPAKAHTPLLGAQLELRGAAPAAVPLRRDFEYAMVALSGAAEVDGVPLAPGALLYLGAGRESMAMRATPECRLLLLGGTPFEEPLVMWWNFVGRSHEEVAAAREEWMAGSDRFGVVADDPAPPLPAPALPTTRLKARDRRGGLHG from the coding sequence GTGGAGCGTACCGAATCGTTGCCGGCACAGACCCGACCGCCCGGCGTGGCGGACGCCGACCCGGGCAGCGTGCTGCTGCCGGGACACGACGTGCCGCTCGGTCGGTACACGACGGTACGCCGGCTGCTGCCCCAGCGGCAGCGGCGGATGGTCGGCGCCTGGTGCTTCGTCGACCACTTCGGTCCCGACGACGTGACCGAGCGGCCCGGCATGGAGGTCCCACCGCACCCGCACACCGGCCTGCAGACGGTGACCTGGCTGCTGGACGGGGAGATCCTGCACCGCGACAGCCTCGGCAACGTGCAGCCCATCCGGCCCGGCCAGCTCAACGTGATGACCTCGGGGCACGGCATCGCCCACTCCGAGCGTTCGCCGCGGGCCCACCCGCCGCTGATGCACGGCGCCCAGCTCTGGGTGGCCCTGCCCGACCCGGCCCGCTCCGGCCCGGCGGACTTCGCCCACCACGCCGACCTGCCTCGCTTCCGCGACGGGGACCTCGACGTCACGCTCCTCGTCGGCGAGCTGGCCGGCGAACGGTCCCCGGCGAAGGCCCACACCCCGCTGCTCGGCGCGCAGCTCGAGCTGCGCGGTGCCGCCCCGGCCGCCGTGCCGCTGCGCCGCGACTTCGAGTACGCCATGGTCGCCCTCTCCGGCGCGGCCGAGGTGGACGGGGTGCCGCTCGCCCCCGGCGCCCTGCTCTACCTGGGTGCCGGGCGGGAGTCGATGGCCATGCGGGCGACCCCGGAGTGCCGGCTGCTGCTGCTCGGCGGGACGCCCTTCGAGGAGCCGCTGGTGATGTGGTGGAACTTCGTCGGCCGGTCCCACGAGGAGGTGGCCGCCGCCCGGGAGGAGTGGATGGCCGGCAGTGACCGGTTCGGGGTGGTCGCCGACGACCCGGCGCCGCCGCTGCCCGCGCCGGCGCTGCCCACCACCCGCCTCAAGGCCCGCGACCGGCGGGGCGGGCTGCACGGCTGA
- a CDS encoding GGDEF domain-containing protein, which yields MPDPLTVASGISAAGALISAWQLRTRALRAEEKIGHLQAELAAERHAASHDPLTGLPNRRAFHRLAATLLTDSAGQPLIAVVLDLDDFKQINDRYGHAAGDQVLICVAQRLAAFAGDNLVARLGGDEFAGLLTTPTVDRRWIDHATRRLCDSMAAPIPLGSLSLRVTASVGLAPVTGQTQLAEALCRADEAMYRAKSLGATRPRRALLETARLAEC from the coding sequence GTGCCGGATCCGTTGACCGTCGCGTCCGGGATCTCGGCGGCGGGCGCGCTGATCTCCGCCTGGCAGCTGCGCACCCGTGCCCTGCGGGCCGAGGAGAAGATCGGGCACCTCCAGGCGGAGCTGGCCGCCGAGCGGCACGCCGCCAGCCACGACCCGTTGACCGGGCTGCCCAACCGGCGGGCCTTCCACCGCCTCGCCGCCACCCTGCTCACCGACTCCGCCGGCCAGCCGCTGATCGCCGTGGTCCTGGACCTCGACGACTTCAAACAGATCAACGACCGCTACGGGCACGCCGCCGGTGACCAGGTGCTGATCTGCGTGGCGCAGCGGCTGGCCGCCTTCGCCGGCGACAACCTGGTGGCCCGGCTCGGCGGCGACGAGTTCGCCGGCCTGCTGACCACCCCCACCGTGGACCGGCGGTGGATCGACCACGCCACCCGCCGGCTCTGCGACTCCATGGCCGCGCCGATCCCACTGGGCTCACTGAGCCTGCGGGTCACCGCCTCGGTCGGACTGGCGCCGGTGACCGGCCAGACCCAGCTCGCCGAGGCGCTCTGCCGGGCCGACGAGGCGATGTACCGAGCCAAGAGCCTCGGCGCCACCCGGCCCCGGCGGGCACTGCTGGAGACCGCACGCCTCGCCGAGTGCTGA
- a CDS encoding MazG-like family protein has translation MDESIWAAARASRSWLDAANGTGRAELTARILKLSEEAGEAAGAWIGVLGQNPRKGVTHAPEDVVGELADVVFTALVAIESLGFDSRQAVESCAAKVRSRLPT, from the coding sequence ATGGACGAGTCGATCTGGGCCGCCGCCCGGGCCTCCCGATCGTGGCTGGACGCCGCCAACGGCACAGGCCGGGCGGAGCTGACCGCCCGCATCCTCAAGCTCAGCGAGGAGGCGGGGGAGGCCGCCGGGGCGTGGATCGGGGTGCTCGGCCAGAACCCCCGCAAGGGGGTGACGCACGCCCCCGAGGACGTGGTGGGGGAGCTGGCCGACGTGGTCTTCACCGCCCTCGTGGCGATCGAGAGCCTGGGCTTCGACTCGCGGCAAGCCGTGGAGTCCTGTGCGGCCAAGGTCCGGTCCCGGCTGCCGACCTGA
- a CDS encoding alpha/beta hydrolase family protein — MLSTTRLTRRLLAAGAALTLALGLTGAAPAAAAVGEDDGSQPLPGYTISNPPLAPLQIDGATTTVRQGVHEHAAYIIETPANWNGELVMWAHGYRGQTPVLSPETPAFGLRQRMLAQGYAWAASSYDRNGYDIRSGVLTTRALADLFTDTVARPKRVLMAGVSMGGHIIGRSLEQYPGYYDGALPMCGVLGDHELFDFFLDYNLVAQALAGVRAYPTPPDYLTNAVPRIQVALGLAGLKPGGPDTTNALGKQLREITVNRSGGDRPGAEAAFAVWKDFLFGIATTNGGDSPAQRPGQLATNLLTWYTPNSPVNVNATVQRVAPENLWQRVLPTLTEVPRIAGRPTAPVLSLHDLGDMFVPFSMEQAYARDVAHHGRSRLLVQRAVRAANHCEFSPAEAGAAWDDLTTWVRGGARPAGDEVTDRKKVAAADFGCRFTDPTAYGTGTRPLFARCP, encoded by the coding sequence ATGCTGTCCACCACCCGACTCACCCGCCGCCTGCTGGCCGCGGGCGCCGCCCTCACCCTCGCCCTGGGACTGACCGGCGCCGCCCCGGCCGCCGCCGCCGTCGGCGAGGACGACGGCAGCCAGCCGCTGCCCGGCTACACGATCAGCAACCCGCCGCTCGCGCCGCTGCAGATCGACGGCGCCACCACCACCGTCCGGCAGGGTGTGCACGAGCACGCCGCGTACATCATCGAGACCCCGGCCAACTGGAACGGCGAGCTGGTGATGTGGGCGCACGGCTACCGCGGCCAGACCCCGGTGCTGTCGCCCGAGACGCCCGCGTTCGGCCTGCGCCAGCGGATGCTGGCCCAGGGGTACGCCTGGGCCGCGTCGTCCTACGACCGCAACGGGTACGACATCCGCTCCGGGGTGCTGACCACCCGGGCGCTGGCCGACCTGTTCACCGACACGGTGGCCCGGCCGAAGCGGGTGCTGATGGCCGGGGTGTCGATGGGCGGCCACATCATCGGCCGCTCGCTGGAGCAGTACCCGGGCTACTACGACGGCGCCCTGCCGATGTGCGGGGTGCTCGGTGACCACGAGCTGTTCGACTTCTTCCTGGACTACAACCTGGTCGCGCAGGCGCTGGCCGGGGTGCGGGCCTACCCGACGCCGCCGGACTACCTGACCAACGCGGTGCCCCGGATCCAGGTGGCGCTCGGGCTGGCGGGGCTCAAGCCGGGCGGACCGGACACCACCAACGCGCTCGGGAAGCAGCTGCGCGAGATCACCGTGAACCGTTCCGGCGGTGACCGGCCGGGCGCCGAGGCGGCCTTCGCCGTGTGGAAGGACTTTCTGTTCGGCATCGCCACCACCAACGGCGGCGACTCCCCCGCGCAGCGGCCCGGTCAGCTCGCCACCAACCTGCTGACCTGGTACACGCCGAACAGCCCGGTGAACGTCAACGCGACCGTGCAGCGGGTGGCGCCGGAGAACCTGTGGCAGCGGGTCCTGCCGACCCTGACCGAGGTGCCGCGGATCGCCGGCCGGCCCACCGCGCCGGTGCTCAGCCTGCACGACCTGGGCGACATGTTCGTGCCCTTCTCCATGGAGCAGGCGTACGCCCGGGACGTCGCCCACCACGGGCGCAGCCGGCTGCTGGTCCAGCGGGCCGTCCGCGCCGCCAACCACTGCGAGTTCAGCCCCGCCGAGGCGGGCGCGGCCTGGGACGACCTCACCACCTGGGTACGCGGTGGCGCACGACCGGCCGGCGACGAGGTGACCGACCGGAAGAAGGTCGCCGCGGCGGACTTCGGTTGCCGGTTCACCGACCCGACGGCGTACGGCACGGGCACCCGCCCGCTCTTCGCGCGCTGCCCCTGA
- a CDS encoding phosphotransferase codes for MTSTSGPGARILVDLHRRLHALPVLRSADPDHAILHLDLHPANVLLTSAGPVVIDWRNTDEGPPPLDRATTALLLAEVATEPAGPLTGPAHEFLAAFLVEAGPAEALDRAVELRARTGPHAPARLAPAASLVRALAPR; via the coding sequence GTGACCTCGACGTCCGGTCCGGGGGCGCGGATCCTGGTCGACCTGCACCGACGGCTGCACGCCCTGCCGGTGCTCCGGTCGGCCGATCCGGACCACGCGATCCTGCACCTCGACCTGCATCCGGCGAACGTGCTGCTCACCTCCGCGGGCCCGGTCGTCATCGACTGGCGCAACACCGACGAGGGGCCGCCGCCGCTGGACCGCGCGACGACGGCGCTGCTCCTGGCGGAGGTCGCCACCGAGCCGGCCGGACCCCTGACCGGCCCGGCGCACGAGTTCCTGGCCGCCTTCCTGGTCGAGGCCGGCCCGGCCGAGGCGCTGGACCGGGCGGTCGAGCTGCGGGCCCGGACCGGCCCGCACGCCCCCGCGCGGCTCGCGCCGGCGGCCTCGCTGGTCCGCGCGCTGGCACCGCGATGA
- a CDS encoding helix-turn-helix domain-containing protein, giving the protein MTMVPAEGGPATGPTVLRMLLGAQLRRLRETAGVTREGAGWEIRSSESKISRMELGRVGFKERDVSDLLTLYGVKDPDERAALLKLARDANSPGWWHRYGDVLPPWFQSYLGLEAAAALIRTYEVQFVPGLLQTADYARAVVLLGHPSATPDELDRRVGLRIQRQELLRRSDPPQLWAVVDEAALRRPIGGAAVMRGQITALIEATRSPNVRLQVIPFDAGGHAAAGGAFTILRFGDQDLPDIVYIEQLTSAIYLDKREDLDFYALAMERLCVEAEPPERTPEILGRLLAERYPG; this is encoded by the coding sequence GTGACGATGGTTCCCGCCGAGGGCGGCCCGGCCACCGGCCCGACCGTGCTGCGCATGCTGCTCGGCGCCCAGCTGCGCCGGCTGCGCGAGACCGCCGGTGTGACCCGCGAGGGCGCCGGCTGGGAGATCCGCTCCTCCGAATCCAAGATCAGCCGGATGGAGCTCGGTCGGGTCGGTTTCAAGGAGCGTGACGTCTCCGACCTGCTCACCCTCTACGGGGTCAAGGACCCCGACGAGCGGGCCGCCCTGCTGAAGCTGGCCCGCGACGCGAACAGCCCCGGTTGGTGGCACCGCTACGGCGACGTCCTGCCGCCCTGGTTCCAGTCGTACCTCGGGCTGGAGGCCGCCGCCGCGCTGATCCGCACCTACGAGGTCCAGTTCGTGCCGGGCCTGCTGCAGACCGCCGACTACGCCCGCGCCGTGGTGCTGCTCGGTCACCCGTCGGCCACCCCGGACGAGCTGGACCGCCGGGTCGGCCTGCGCATCCAGCGCCAGGAGCTGCTGCGCCGCAGCGACCCGCCGCAGCTCTGGGCGGTGGTCGACGAGGCCGCGCTGCGCCGGCCGATCGGCGGCGCGGCGGTGATGCGTGGGCAGATCACCGCGCTCATCGAGGCCACCCGCTCGCCGAACGTGCGCCTCCAGGTGATCCCCTTCGACGCCGGCGGCCACGCCGCCGCCGGTGGCGCCTTCACCATCCTGCGCTTCGGCGACCAGGACCTGCCGGACATCGTCTACATCGAACAGCTCACCAGCGCCATCTACCTGGACAAGCGCGAGGACCTCGACTTCTACGCGCTGGCCATGGAACGGCTCTGCGTGGAGGCCGAGCCGCCGGAGCGTACCCCGGAGATCCTCGGCCGGCTGCTGGCGGAGCGGTACCCCGGCTGA
- a CDS encoding DedA family protein has protein sequence MIKDAQLVLGPRTVASEPTSDGPVGFVTGLVERLGGPGAGLAVALENLFPPIPSEVILPLAGFTASQGRMSLFGAIAWTTLGSVLGALALYYVGAALGRERMRAIAERLPLVKLADVDRTEAWFLRHGTKAVFFGRMIPIFRSLISVPAGVERMPVPTFLLYTTLGSLIWNSIFVLAGYLLGENWHLVESYVGTFQNVVIAVCVAGLAWFVVSRVRRSRRAGADSGDAVESGVPPTSGRAYRGTVYRGGTWGQERAEGSESPDRW, from the coding sequence ATGATCAAAGACGCGCAGCTGGTGCTCGGGCCCCGTACCGTGGCTTCGGAGCCAACCTCCGACGGGCCGGTCGGTTTCGTGACCGGCCTGGTGGAGCGGCTCGGTGGGCCCGGCGCCGGGCTCGCCGTCGCCCTGGAGAACCTCTTCCCGCCGATTCCCAGCGAGGTGATCCTGCCGCTGGCCGGGTTCACCGCCAGCCAGGGCCGGATGAGCCTGTTCGGGGCGATCGCCTGGACCACCCTCGGGTCCGTGCTCGGGGCGCTGGCCCTGTACTACGTCGGCGCCGCCCTCGGACGGGAGCGGATGCGCGCGATCGCCGAGCGGCTGCCCCTGGTCAAGCTCGCCGACGTCGACCGGACCGAGGCGTGGTTCCTGCGGCACGGCACCAAGGCGGTCTTCTTCGGCCGGATGATCCCCATCTTCCGCAGCCTGATCTCGGTGCCGGCCGGGGTCGAGCGGATGCCGGTGCCGACCTTCCTGCTCTACACCACGCTGGGCAGCCTGATCTGGAACAGCATCTTCGTGCTCGCCGGCTACCTGCTCGGCGAGAACTGGCACCTCGTCGAGTCATACGTGGGCACCTTCCAGAACGTCGTGATCGCGGTCTGCGTGGCCGGGTTGGCGTGGTTCGTGGTGTCCCGTGTCCGGCGCTCACGACGGGCGGGTGCCGACTCCGGCGACGCCGTGGAATCCGGCGTCCCCCCGACGTCCGGCCGGGCGTACCGCGGCACCGTCTACCGGGGCGGCACCTGGGGGCAGGAACGCGCCGAGGGCAGCGAGTCGCCCGACCGGTGGTGA
- a CDS encoding HhH-GDP family DNA glycosylase: MPTSASSTIEDKKRLVRRLAGGGRGFAEQYGFRVTNNPSSLFQLLCLSVLLARRGDHRRAVEAAAALRDAGWDSAARLARSLQADRVRVLRDHGQRGDVDALADRLGDLARTVVDRYRGDLRRLRAVAHHDPAAERRLLTELPGVDAEVVDLFLREAQALWREVAPVADRHALAAARRLGLGRSADDLAGLAGSGESERLAWLVGALARVDLEKRYAELSA; the protein is encoded by the coding sequence ATGCCGACCAGTGCCAGCTCCACCATCGAGGACAAGAAGCGCCTGGTCCGCCGGCTGGCCGGCGGCGGGCGCGGGTTCGCCGAGCAGTACGGCTTCCGGGTCACCAACAACCCGTCCAGCCTGTTCCAGCTGCTCTGCCTGTCGGTGCTGCTCGCCCGACGGGGTGACCACCGCCGGGCCGTGGAGGCCGCCGCCGCGCTGCGCGACGCCGGCTGGGACAGCGCGGCGCGGCTGGCCCGCTCGTTGCAGGCCGACCGGGTACGCGTGCTGCGCGACCACGGGCAGCGCGGCGACGTGGACGCGCTCGCCGACCGGCTGGGTGACCTGGCCCGGACCGTCGTCGACCGGTACCGGGGCGACCTGCGCCGCTTGCGGGCCGTCGCGCACCACGACCCGGCCGCCGAACGGCGCCTGCTCACCGAGCTGCCCGGAGTGGACGCCGAGGTGGTGGACCTGTTCCTGCGGGAGGCGCAGGCGTTGTGGCGGGAGGTCGCCCCGGTCGCCGACCGGCACGCCCTGGCCGCGGCCCGGCGGCTGGGGCTGGGTCGCTCCGCCGACGACCTCGCCGGACTCGCCGGCAGTGGCGAGTCGGAGCGGCTGGCCTGGCTGGTCGGCGCGCTCGCCCGGGTCGACCTGGAGAAGCGGTACGCCGAACTGAGTGCTTGA
- a CDS encoding SAM-dependent methyltransferase translates to MTTDVPGSPATAPHPSDRIDTSVAHPARRYNYWLGGKDNFQADRESGDAMAARFPTIRTSALENRRFLRRAVGYLAREAGIRQFLDIGTGIPTADNTHEVAQAVAPESRVVYVDNDPIVLAHARALLTSSPEGATAYLDADVRDPERILSHPDLLRTIDLSRPVALMLVAVLHFVPDADDPYAAVTRLLDALPAGSYLVASHATHEYLPPHIAEEAKAAAKGGGPHGVINLRTRKEFTRFLERLELIEPGVTSVAEWRADDEPQPRPSVVDVSMYGAVARKN, encoded by the coding sequence TTGACCACCGACGTTCCGGGCAGCCCGGCTACCGCCCCGCACCCCAGCGACCGGATCGACACGTCGGTGGCGCATCCCGCCCGCCGCTACAACTACTGGCTCGGCGGCAAGGACAACTTCCAGGCCGACCGGGAGTCCGGCGACGCGATGGCGGCTCGCTTCCCGACCATCCGCACCAGCGCCCTGGAGAACCGCCGGTTCCTGCGGCGCGCGGTCGGCTACCTGGCCCGCGAGGCCGGGATCCGGCAGTTCCTCGACATCGGCACCGGCATCCCCACGGCCGACAACACCCACGAGGTGGCGCAGGCCGTCGCCCCGGAGTCCCGGGTGGTCTACGTCGACAACGACCCGATCGTGCTGGCCCACGCGCGGGCGCTGCTCACCAGCTCGCCGGAGGGGGCGACCGCCTACCTCGACGCCGACGTCCGCGATCCGGAGCGGATCCTGAGCCACCCCGACCTGCTGCGCACCATCGACCTGTCCCGCCCGGTGGCGCTGATGCTGGTGGCGGTGCTGCACTTCGTGCCGGACGCCGACGACCCGTACGCCGCGGTGACCCGCCTGCTGGACGCGCTGCCGGCGGGCAGCTACCTGGTCGCCTCGCACGCCACCCACGAATACCTTCCGCCGCACATCGCCGAGGAGGCCAAGGCGGCGGCGAAGGGCGGCGGTCCGCACGGTGTGATCAACCTTCGGACCCGCAAGGAGTTCACCCGCTTCCTCGAGAGGCTGGAGCTGATCGAGCCGGGCGTCACGTCGGTGGCGGAGTGGCGCGCCGACGACGAGCCGCAGCCCCGGCCGTCGGTGGTCGACGTGAGCATGTACGGCGCGGTGGCCCGCAAGAACTGA
- a CDS encoding LacI family DNA-binding transcriptional regulator, with amino-acid sequence MKPTLQAVADAVGVSRSTVSNAYSRPDQLSPALRERILAAARELGYAGPNPTARSLRRGFVGAIGVLFTSQLSYAFTDPFAVRFLAGVSRAAERHGTSLLLVPLPDDPAGARRAVENAAVDGFCVYCAGDESWALDVIGERGLPYVTTAARIGAGGDHRYVAIDERAAARSAAEHVAALGHRRVAFLGDSVLPDSPSGPLRLSGVDDVPHPTTRGRLAGFHDAFAAVGVEWSEVILLTATDNSRAAGADAVRALLAHDAPPTAVLACSDVLALGVLDALAARDRRTADRHPVSVTGFDDVAEAAEAGLTTVRQPAEEKGRIATELLLEPPTDPAAGQVLLDTELIVRTSTRPVRS; translated from the coding sequence GTGAAGCCCACCCTGCAAGCCGTGGCGGACGCCGTCGGTGTCTCCCGCAGCACCGTCTCCAACGCCTACAGCCGGCCCGACCAGCTCTCGCCGGCGCTGCGCGAGCGGATCCTGGCGGCGGCCCGGGAGCTCGGCTACGCCGGCCCCAACCCCACCGCGCGGTCACTGCGCCGGGGCTTCGTCGGCGCTATCGGCGTCCTGTTCACCTCGCAGCTGTCGTACGCGTTCACCGACCCGTTCGCCGTCCGTTTCCTGGCCGGGGTCAGCCGGGCGGCCGAGCGGCACGGCACGAGCCTGCTGCTGGTGCCCCTGCCGGACGACCCGGCCGGCGCGCGCCGGGCGGTCGAGAACGCCGCCGTCGACGGCTTCTGCGTCTACTGCGCCGGCGACGAGAGCTGGGCGCTGGACGTGATCGGTGAGCGCGGCCTGCCGTACGTCACCACCGCCGCCCGGATCGGCGCGGGCGGCGACCATCGGTACGTGGCCATCGACGAGCGGGCCGCGGCTCGCTCCGCCGCCGAGCACGTGGCCGCCCTCGGGCACCGGCGGGTGGCGTTCCTCGGCGACAGCGTCCTGCCCGACAGCCCGTCGGGCCCGCTGCGACTGTCCGGCGTGGACGACGTGCCGCACCCCACCACCCGGGGCCGGCTCGCCGGTTTCCACGACGCGTTCGCCGCGGTCGGCGTCGAGTGGTCCGAGGTCATCCTGCTCACCGCCACCGACAACAGCCGGGCCGCCGGCGCCGATGCCGTCCGCGCCCTGCTCGCCCACGACGCGCCACCGACCGCCGTGCTGGCCTGCTCCGACGTGCTGGCGCTCGGGGTGCTCGACGCCCTGGCCGCCCGGGACCGGCGGACCGCCGACCGGCATCCCGTCTCGGTGACCGGCTTCGACGACGTCGCCGAGGCCGCCGAGGCGGGTCTCACCACGGTGCGGCAACCGGCCGAGGAGAAGGGCCGGATCGCCACCGAACTGCTCCTGGAACCGCCCACCGACCCGGCCGCCGGGCAGGTCCTGCTCGACACCGAACTGATCGTCCGCACCTCCACCCGTCCCGTAAGGAGCTGA
- a CDS encoding DUF1345 domain-containing protein: MRRLADYDGHTPAAVQLAVMGLVGALCAVAFAVLVSVPLSPLVGWDAAALTWLGLAWRRLWPLDAAGTEQLAMREDPNRATRDALLLAACLASLVAVAVVLTAAHAAPARLSRDAYGGLGVVSVFLSWFVVHTVFATRYARLYYGGVDGGVDFHQQGRPCYADFAYLAFTVGATFQVSDTDICSPEIRRTVLRHAVVSYLFGAVIIAATVNLLAGLAG, encoded by the coding sequence GTGAGGCGGCTCGCCGACTACGACGGACACACCCCGGCCGCGGTGCAGTTGGCGGTGATGGGGCTGGTGGGTGCGCTCTGCGCGGTGGCGTTCGCGGTGCTGGTCTCGGTGCCGTTGAGTCCGCTGGTCGGCTGGGACGCCGCCGCGCTGACCTGGCTGGGCCTCGCCTGGCGGCGGCTGTGGCCGTTGGACGCGGCGGGCACCGAGCAGCTGGCGATGCGCGAGGACCCGAACCGCGCCACCCGCGACGCGCTGCTGCTGGCGGCCTGCCTGGCCAGTCTGGTGGCGGTGGCCGTGGTGCTGACCGCGGCGCACGCCGCGCCGGCCCGGCTGTCCCGGGACGCCTACGGCGGGCTCGGCGTGGTCAGCGTCTTCCTCTCCTGGTTCGTGGTGCACACCGTGTTCGCCACCCGGTACGCGCGGCTCTACTACGGCGGCGTCGACGGGGGTGTGGACTTCCACCAGCAGGGCCGGCCCTGCTACGCCGACTTCGCGTACCTGGCCTTCACCGTCGGGGCGACGTTCCAGGTCTCCGACACCGACATCTGCAGTCCAGAGATCCGCCGGACGGTGCTGCGGCACGCGGTGGTGTCGTACCTGTTCGGGGCCGTCATCATAGCGGCGACGGTGAACCTGCTGGCCGGCCTGGCCGGGTGA